In a genomic window of Candidatus Hydrogenedentota bacterium:
- the glnE gene encoding bifunctional [glutamate--ammonia ligase]-adenylyl-L-tyrosine phosphorylase/[glutamate--ammonia-ligase] adenylyltransferase: protein MRPEFSRVAFTDPGAAGQTLDALIGENRNPLAENLAAALEESPDANLALVRLGRYLDASRTPKLDLDLMEAAPAYARLVVIVLGQSHFLTDIVCRNPEYMMWLWEEADLGQTRQRADVVGEALKIVSTFDTFETRCEALRRFRRREILRIAARDIVAHSHVAAVADDLSNFADAACEAAIRCAQLELEPRYGKPMADDSDREASFVALGMGKLGARELNFSSDIDLVFLFDEDGRTQGGASPPIANSEYFHKLGERMIKVLAEQTAEGAIFRVDMRLRPHGRMGPLVVDVDSAIRYYEGVGHAWERQALIKARPVAGDLELGARFVERTRPFVFPKFFDDDTLEDIRNGKQQMEAQIAQRGETDIEVKLGRGGIRDIEFTVQMLQLLNGGRIPELRVAPTLRAIRALGEHHLLSPLDAQTLSSNYVFLRHVEHRLQIEGSQQRHRLPSDPVERDAFARRLGYANGASFMNDYSDRANATREILDLFLATEGGGNLWVTDLLNPHSDGAAGKDGMRALGFGDVEAARRELLSLYTGRRERPHTLHVRQRFLNVAPMLIQALSRANDPDATLLRLAQIFSGLRAPGVIYDMLAFNPELTGQMVRLIEDSPYLSELLVRDPGLFDTVGRRSALERFVSRDELEAELASLRRAVDGDAAPYRLHSGETLRIGMRDLVLGVDVIEISRELTQLAEVCLGFAIDGARESAANKFGECSAGFAVLALGKFAGRELGYGSDLDLVFVYESGVAIACGASPIEYFTAVASHIIRTLKEPTKYGHLYDVDARLRPDGGKGSLVVSDARLREYYRNDAQAWERLALVKVRAVGGDAEFAARIEAETKALAYALPVTRENLDQIEDIRTRLAASSSPLSLKKSDGGMAELEFGIRLLQLEHAPTHPEVARRDVSNALEALSHARAIDAGDAAYLRDTYLLFRRIENRLRVQHGRSTSILPGNADERNRLGKRLGISGDLLSAVNERRAAVHRFYTSVLKRLRARGATA from the coding sequence GTGAGACCGGAGTTTTCGCGCGTCGCGTTTACGGACCCGGGCGCCGCGGGGCAGACGTTGGACGCATTGATCGGTGAAAATCGCAACCCGCTCGCCGAGAACCTCGCCGCGGCGCTGGAGGAATCGCCCGACGCAAACCTCGCGCTGGTACGGCTCGGACGTTATCTCGATGCGTCGCGCACACCCAAACTCGATCTCGATCTTATGGAAGCCGCGCCCGCGTACGCGCGTCTTGTCGTTATTGTGCTGGGGCAAAGTCATTTCCTAACGGACATCGTATGCCGTAATCCCGAATACATGATGTGGCTCTGGGAAGAAGCGGACCTGGGTCAAACGCGGCAGCGCGCCGACGTCGTCGGCGAGGCGCTAAAGATAGTCTCAACCTTCGATACGTTTGAGACCCGGTGCGAAGCGTTGCGGCGGTTTCGGCGGCGCGAAATCCTGCGCATTGCCGCGCGCGACATTGTGGCACACAGTCATGTAGCAGCGGTCGCCGACGATCTCTCGAACTTTGCCGATGCCGCGTGCGAGGCGGCGATTCGGTGCGCGCAATTGGAACTTGAACCGCGATATGGAAAACCGATGGCGGACGATTCCGATCGCGAGGCTTCATTCGTCGCGCTAGGCATGGGAAAGCTCGGGGCGCGCGAACTCAATTTCAGTTCGGACATCGATCTTGTTTTTCTCTTTGACGAGGACGGCAGGACGCAAGGCGGCGCGTCGCCGCCCATCGCAAACTCCGAGTACTTCCACAAGCTGGGCGAGCGCATGATCAAAGTGCTCGCCGAACAGACGGCGGAAGGCGCCATCTTCCGCGTGGACATGCGGCTGCGTCCGCATGGGCGCATGGGGCCGCTGGTGGTCGACGTGGATAGCGCGATTCGATACTACGAGGGCGTCGGGCATGCGTGGGAACGGCAGGCGTTGATCAAGGCGAGGCCGGTTGCGGGCGATCTCGAGTTAGGGGCGCGCTTCGTCGAGCGCACGCGGCCGTTCGTGTTTCCCAAGTTCTTCGACGACGACACACTCGAGGACATTCGTAACGGCAAGCAGCAGATGGAGGCGCAGATTGCGCAGCGCGGAGAGACGGACATCGAAGTAAAGCTCGGGCGCGGCGGTATCCGCGACATCGAGTTTACGGTACAGATGCTGCAATTGCTGAACGGGGGGCGCATACCGGAGTTGCGCGTCGCGCCGACGCTGCGCGCCATTCGCGCGCTCGGCGAGCACCATCTGCTCAGTCCGTTGGATGCGCAGACCTTATCGAGCAACTACGTGTTTTTGCGTCACGTGGAACACCGCCTCCAGATCGAAGGCAGCCAGCAGCGCCATCGCCTGCCTTCCGATCCGGTGGAGCGCGACGCATTTGCGCGGCGGCTGGGCTACGCGAACGGCGCGTCGTTCATGAACGACTATTCGGACCGCGCAAACGCCACGCGGGAGATTCTCGATCTATTTCTGGCGACGGAAGGCGGCGGCAATCTGTGGGTGACGGACCTGCTGAATCCGCATTCGGACGGCGCCGCGGGCAAAGACGGCATGCGCGCGCTCGGTTTCGGCGATGTCGAGGCCGCGCGCCGAGAATTGCTTTCGCTGTACACGGGCCGCCGCGAGCGGCCGCACACGTTGCACGTGCGGCAACGGTTCCTGAACGTCGCGCCGATGCTGATTCAGGCATTGTCACGCGCAAACGATCCCGATGCGACACTGCTGCGGCTTGCGCAGATATTCTCGGGACTGCGCGCGCCGGGCGTGATCTACGACATGCTTGCGTTCAACCCGGAATTGACGGGGCAAATGGTCAGATTGATCGAGGACAGCCCCTATCTTTCGGAGCTGTTGGTGCGCGATCCGGGCCTGTTCGATACGGTTGGCCGCAGAAGCGCGTTGGAGCGTTTCGTTTCGCGCGACGAGCTGGAGGCTGAACTAGCGAGTTTGCGCCGAGCGGTGGACGGCGATGCCGCGCCGTACCGTTTGCACAGCGGCGAAACGCTTCGCATCGGCATGCGCGATTTGGTGCTCGGCGTGGACGTGATAGAAATCAGCCGGGAGTTGACGCAACTTGCGGAGGTGTGCCTTGGTTTCGCGATCGACGGAGCACGCGAATCGGCCGCGAACAAGTTTGGCGAATGCAGCGCGGGTTTCGCCGTGCTTGCATTGGGCAAGTTTGCGGGCCGCGAATTGGGATACGGCAGCGATCTCGATTTGGTCTTCGTATATGAGTCCGGTGTGGCCATCGCGTGCGGCGCTTCGCCGATCGAATACTTTACGGCAGTGGCGTCGCACATCATCCGCACGCTGAAAGAACCGACCAAGTATGGGCACTTGTATGACGTTGACGCGCGGCTGCGGCCGGACGGGGGCAAAGGCAGCCTCGTTGTGAGCGACGCGCGCCTGCGCGAGTACTACCGGAACGACGCGCAAGCATGGGAGCGGCTGGCGCTCGTGAAGGTTCGTGCGGTCGGGGGCGATGCGGAGTTTGCGGCGCGCATCGAAGCGGAGACCAAGGCGCTCGCGTATGCGCTTCCGGTAACGCGGGAGAATTTGGACCAGATTGAAGACATTCGTACGAGGCTGGCCGCGTCGTCGTCGCCGTTGAGTTTGAAAAAGAGCGACGGCGGTATGGCCGAATTGGAATTCGGCATTCGCTTGCTGCAATTAGAGCACGCCCCGACGCATCCCGAGGTGGCGCGGCGCGACGTGTCGAACGCGCTCGAGGCGCTATCGCACGCGCGCGCGATCGATGCGGGGGACGCGGCTTATCTACGCGATACCTATCTGCTGTTTCGGCGCATCGAGAACCGTCTGCGCGTCCAACACGGACGCTCGACGAGCATTCTTCCGGGAAACGCAGACGAACGAAATCGGCTGGGAAAACGGTTGGGAATCAGCGGTGATTTGCTTTCGGCTGTGAACGAGCGCCGTGCCGCGGTGCATCGCTTCTACACATCCGTGCTCAAGCGGTTGCGAGCGCGCGGCGCGACCGCCTAG
- a CDS encoding (2Fe-2S) ferredoxin domain-containing protein, which yields MLTNELPYEKIIFVCTNRRDPGERISCAYGGGCDLRDALKERVKARGLKPAVRVSASGCMDKCEDGPNIMIFPDNIWLSGVEEEDIEPILDAVVRSLESGRPIESIAPSARPETP from the coding sequence ATGCTAACCAACGAACTTCCGTACGAAAAGATCATCTTTGTTTGCACCAACCGCCGCGATCCGGGCGAACGCATCAGTTGCGCGTACGGCGGCGGATGCGATTTGCGCGACGCGCTGAAGGAAAGGGTCAAGGCGCGCGGACTAAAACCCGCCGTGCGCGTGAGCGCATCCGGTTGCATGGACAAGTGCGAGGATGGGCCTAACATCATGATCTTCCCCGACAACATTTGGCTGTCCGGCGTGGAGGAGGAGGACATCGAGCCCATCCTCGATGCAGTCGTCCGTTCGCTCGAATCCGGCAGGCCAATCGAGTCGATCGCACCGTCGGCGCGGCCGGAGACGCCCTAG
- a CDS encoding DUF1572 family protein, with protein sequence MTDIATTYLDSVLFRFRNAKSLGDKALAQLSDEDIIWTPGPESNSIAVIVQHLHGNMMSRWTDFLTSDGDKPWRDRDGEFVEPDTGDKQSLLQKWEQGWACLIGAIESLTPGDLMRDIVIRGEKLNALDAINRQLAHVPYHVGQIVYLARMRKGDTWQTLSIARGQSKDYIPSKRD encoded by the coding sequence ATGACTGACATCGCCACAACCTACCTCGATTCCGTACTCTTTCGCTTTCGCAACGCGAAATCGCTCGGCGACAAGGCCCTCGCGCAGCTCTCCGACGAGGACATCATTTGGACTCCCGGCCCCGAATCGAACAGCATCGCCGTCATCGTCCAGCATCTCCACGGCAATATGATGTCGCGCTGGACCGATTTCCTCACAAGCGACGGCGACAAACCGTGGCGCGATCGTGACGGCGAATTTGTCGAACCCGATACGGGAGATAAGCAGTCGCTGCTCCAGAAGTGGGAACAAGGCTGGGCGTGCCTGATCGGCGCAATAGAATCGCTTACGCCCGGCGATCTTATGCGCGATATCGTCATCCGCGGCGAAAAGCTCAATGCCCTCGACGCCATCAACCGCCAACTCGCGCACGTCCCGTACCACGTCGGCCAAATCGTCTATCTCGCCCGCATGCGAAAGGGCGACACATGGCAGACCCTCTCCATCGCGCGAGGGCAATCGAAGGACTATATACCGTCCAAACGCGACTGA
- a CDS encoding amidohydrolase yields the protein MNADLSQTIDSLVPEIASLRHELHEHPEIRFEEKWTSDRIAKFLDTTGVPYKRGYAKGTGIVATLEGASPGKTVLLRADMDALEIQEDTGLPYASKITNRMHACGHDGHSACMCGVVKTLATHRDRIKGTVKFVFQPGEEEAAGGRLIVEEGVLDGVDAAFALHGWPTLPVGHIGIRSGPMLAGAGVFRLVVHGKGCHAADPAAGIDPISVGAHITTAFQTIVSRETNPWDAGVVSVAKFHAGSATNIIPESAVLEGTYRSLNDAQHLRIEESIRRIAEHTAASMRARVDVHFSENRYPPLYNDPAMTQFVIETGRDLFGGESVTQFDAPYMGAEDFAYYLQKTPGAFVCVGVNPRNDAPYPPLHSPKYNFGDGPIPVAMRLMSNLALRFLAAK from the coding sequence ATGAACGCCGATCTTTCGCAAACCATCGATTCTCTCGTGCCCGAAATCGCCTCGCTGCGGCACGAATTGCATGAACATCCCGAGATTCGATTCGAGGAAAAGTGGACCTCCGATCGCATCGCCAAATTCCTCGATACGACCGGCGTCCCCTACAAGCGCGGCTACGCAAAAGGCACCGGGATCGTCGCAACGCTCGAAGGCGCTTCGCCCGGCAAGACGGTCCTGCTCCGCGCGGACATGGACGCGCTCGAAATTCAGGAGGATACCGGCCTTCCCTACGCGTCGAAGATAACGAATCGTATGCACGCCTGCGGGCACGACGGCCACAGCGCATGCATGTGCGGCGTCGTGAAGACGCTGGCAACGCACCGCGACCGCATCAAGGGTACAGTGAAGTTCGTGTTCCAGCCGGGCGAAGAAGAAGCGGCGGGCGGGCGATTGATTGTCGAAGAGGGCGTGCTCGACGGCGTTGACGCCGCGTTTGCCTTGCACGGGTGGCCGACGCTGCCCGTGGGACACATCGGCATACGTTCCGGGCCCATGCTCGCGGGCGCCGGCGTCTTCAGGCTCGTGGTCCATGGAAAAGGGTGCCACGCGGCGGACCCCGCGGCGGGCATCGATCCCATTTCTGTCGGCGCGCACATCACGACGGCGTTCCAGACCATTGTCAGCCGCGAAACAAACCCGTGGGACGCCGGCGTTGTGAGCGTAGCAAAGTTCCACGCGGGCTCCGCGACGAACATCATTCCCGAGAGCGCCGTGCTGGAAGGCACATACCGCAGCCTGAACGACGCGCAGCACCTGCGCATCGAGGAATCGATCCGCCGCATCGCCGAACACACCGCGGCGTCGATGCGCGCGCGCGTCGACGTGCACTTCTCGGAGAACCGCTATCCGCCCTTGTACAACGATCCCGCGATGACGCAGTTCGTCATTGAAACGGGCCGCGATCTGTTTGGCGGCGAGAGCGTGACGCAATTTGATGCGCCATACATGGGCGCGGAAGACTTCGCGTATTACCTTCAGAAAACGCCCGGCGCGTTCGTGTGCGTCGGCGTGAATCCGCGCAACGACGCGCCATATCCGCCGTTGCACAGCCCTAAATACAATTTCGGCGATGGGCCGATTCCGGTAGCCATGCGGCTGATGTCGAACCTGGCCTTGCGCTTCCTCGCTGCGAAATAG
- a CDS encoding CBS domain-containing protein: MSTWFATLRPDMEIYEAIDVLENKRAAGAPVLDSDGNLLGILTEKDCLRVISNAAYQGLASGCVRDYMSEPKAVVTTDMDLFTVAKQFLDTNFAVLPVLENGKPVGRISRQDMLRGIQQLQRDFARDRAREDEKLKMQSNPNSIEERQRLVGRFDPKHFAAVMRDRLHS, encoded by the coding sequence ATGTCGACCTGGTTTGCGACGCTGCGGCCGGACATGGAAATCTACGAAGCCATCGACGTGCTCGAAAACAAGCGCGCAGCAGGCGCCCCGGTGCTCGACAGCGACGGCAACCTCCTTGGAATCCTGACGGAAAAGGACTGCCTGCGCGTCATCTCGAACGCCGCCTATCAAGGTCTTGCATCCGGGTGCGTGCGTGACTATATGTCCGAGCCCAAGGCCGTCGTCACAACGGATATGGACCTGTTTACCGTCGCCAAGCAGTTCCTGGACACCAACTTCGCGGTCTTGCCCGTGCTTGAAAATGGAAAGCCGGTCGGGCGCATCAGCCGTCAGGACATGCTGCGCGGCATTCAGCAATTGCAGCGCGACTTTGCGCGCGACCGTGCGCGCGAGGACGAGAAGCTGAAAATGCAGTCCAACCCCAATTCTATCGAGGAACGGCAGCGCCTCGTGGGGCGGTTCGACCCCAAGCACTTTGCCGCGGTGATGCGGGATCGGCTTCACAGCTAG
- a CDS encoding sulfatase-like hydrolase/transferase: protein MPNKNLSRREVLRALTGAAAAAGASCATTGGRASRRPNFVVVFSDDHTYRAVGYNNPSVKTPNMDRIARGGAIIDQCYVASPICVASRASIMSGLFPQQHGAVGLDATGFQKCVVEEKRYKTFAQVLADSGYATAFCGKSHLGDPKAYGFTEGKENNDVYDVESFDFAKEFLASRTGRDEPYLLWVAPHQPHVPLLPAQEWLDLYDVNNLHVDPNFRESPPAESIYNQGVPGERYYRDTAFTKNYKSLSSGPPRTKEQVRDFMHAYYATISHLDEQIGELFDFVQKSDESWRTTFIYLADNGYHLGNHGLGNKITMHEESVRVPMFAHGYGVRRPGTRIRSLVSSLDIYPTLLDFAGINLPEHLMGASLRQALKYPERSNCRYVASECVGVGGKAGQGHRMVRSGDLKYVMTDSNEEALFDEATDPYELSNIVADPRYASDLSTLCEHMRTWMERVGDTHAPPPRQRAGF, encoded by the coding sequence ATGCCGAACAAGAATCTTTCTCGGCGAGAAGTGCTTCGTGCGCTAACCGGCGCTGCCGCTGCGGCAGGCGCGTCCTGCGCCACTACGGGCGGGCGCGCATCGCGGCGGCCCAATTTCGTCGTCGTCTTCTCCGATGACCACACATACCGCGCGGTGGGCTACAACAATCCCTCGGTAAAGACGCCGAACATGGATCGCATCGCGCGCGGCGGGGCAATTATCGATCAGTGCTATGTTGCGTCCCCAATCTGTGTGGCGAGCCGGGCGAGCATCATGAGCGGACTTTTCCCCCAGCAGCATGGGGCCGTTGGGCTGGACGCAACCGGGTTCCAGAAGTGTGTCGTCGAGGAGAAGCGGTACAAGACGTTTGCGCAGGTCCTGGCCGATTCGGGATATGCGACCGCGTTTTGCGGCAAGTCGCATCTCGGGGACCCGAAGGCATATGGATTCACCGAGGGCAAGGAGAACAACGACGTATACGACGTCGAGAGTTTCGATTTTGCGAAAGAGTTTCTGGCGTCACGCACCGGTCGTGACGAACCATACCTATTGTGGGTCGCGCCGCACCAGCCGCACGTTCCGCTGCTGCCGGCACAGGAATGGCTGGACTTGTATGACGTAAACAACTTGCACGTCGATCCAAACTTCCGCGAGTCGCCGCCCGCGGAAAGCATCTACAACCAAGGTGTGCCTGGAGAACGGTATTACCGCGACACGGCATTCACAAAGAACTACAAGAGCCTTTCGTCTGGACCGCCGCGGACGAAAGAGCAGGTCCGCGATTTCATGCACGCCTACTACGCGACGATCTCGCACCTCGACGAGCAAATCGGCGAGTTGTTCGATTTCGTGCAGAAATCGGACGAGTCCTGGCGGACGACATTTATCTATCTCGCGGACAATGGTTACCACCTTGGCAACCACGGTCTCGGCAACAAGATCACGATGCACGAGGAGTCTGTGCGCGTGCCGATGTTCGCGCACGGGTATGGGGTGCGGAGGCCCGGCACGCGGATTCGGTCGCTTGTTTCCAGCCTGGACATTTACCCGACCTTGCTGGACTTTGCGGGCATCAACCTGCCGGAGCACCTGATGGGCGCGTCGTTGCGGCAAGCGCTGAAGTATCCGGAGCGATCGAACTGCCGCTATGTCGCCAGCGAGTGCGTGGGTGTGGGCGGCAAAGCCGGGCAGGGACATCGTATGGTGCGGTCGGGCGATTTGAAATACGTGATGACCGATTCGAACGAAGAAGCGCTGTTCGATGAAGCAACCGATCCCTACGAGCTGAGCAATATCGTCGCCGATCCGCGATATGCGTCGGACCTTTCGACGCTTTGCGAACACATGCGCACCTGGATGGAACGTGTCGGCGACACGCACGCGCCACCACCAAGGCAACGGGCAGGATTCTAG
- a CDS encoding haloalkane dehalogenase, translating into MEFLRTPDERFVNLPGHPFQPHYARYGRMRMHYVDEGPPNADTVLMLHGEPTWSFLYRKMIPIVAGVGHRVIAPDLFGFGRSDKPMAREVYTYLFHVESVTHLIQTLNLTSITLVCQDWGGLIGLRVAAEHPDRFARIVAANTFLPTGDQKLPDAFFQWREFSQTVPVFDVGRIITMGCAQGVADEIVAAYDAPFPDESYKAGARAFPTLVPASPDDPAAAANRRAWDVLKSWEKPFLTAFSDGDPITAGGDTAFQKLVPGCAGQSHTTITGAGHFLQEDKGEELAKAVVDFIAATPPPTT; encoded by the coding sequence ATGGAATTCCTACGCACGCCGGACGAACGGTTTGTCAATCTGCCGGGACATCCGTTTCAACCGCACTATGCCCGGTACGGCAGGATGCGAATGCACTACGTCGATGAAGGCCCCCCGAACGCGGACACGGTGCTGATGCTTCACGGCGAGCCGACGTGGTCCTTCCTGTACCGCAAGATGATTCCGATTGTGGCAGGAGTAGGGCACCGCGTCATCGCGCCGGACTTGTTCGGCTTCGGCCGATCGGACAAACCAATGGCGCGGGAGGTGTACACGTACCTCTTCCACGTCGAGTCGGTCACGCACCTGATTCAGACGCTCAATTTAACCAGCATTACGCTGGTGTGCCAGGACTGGGGCGGGTTGATCGGATTGCGCGTGGCGGCGGAACACCCTGATCGTTTCGCTCGTATCGTCGCGGCAAACACGTTCCTGCCCACGGGCGACCAGAAGTTGCCGGACGCGTTCTTCCAGTGGCGCGAATTCTCGCAGACGGTGCCGGTGTTCGACGTGGGGCGAATCATCACAATGGGGTGCGCGCAGGGTGTCGCGGACGAAATCGTCGCGGCGTACGACGCGCCGTTTCCTGACGAATCGTACAAGGCGGGGGCGCGCGCGTTTCCCACGTTGGTGCCGGCTTCGCCGGACGATCCCGCGGCGGCCGCCAATCGGCGGGCGTGGGACGTTCTGAAATCGTGGGAGAAACCGTTCCTGACGGCGTTCAGCGATGGCGATCCCATTACGGCGGGCGGTGACACGGCGTTCCAGAAGTTGGTCCCCGGGTGCGCGGGCCAATCGCACACGACGATTACCGGAGCAGGGCATTTCCTTCAGGAAGACAAGGGCGAGGAACTCGCGAAGGCGGTCGTGGATTTTATCGCCGCGACACCGCCCCCTACAACATAA
- a CDS encoding laccase domain-containing protein, whose translation MSDLLDGDCRLNGDEGANSRHEFFRACGIVPGHITAGKQVHGATVAVVRESDRGRGATSTLDPFPETDALITNIAALPLVISIADCVPVFLFDATKRAIGLVHAGRVGTQHRIVANAVDALRTEYGTIPADIHAVIGPSAGPEAYEVSHEMAAEFANLGLPVRGRCIDLWEANARQLESCGVPRAQIEITGICTITSGRFHSHRAHNNGARNLALFML comes from the coding sequence ATGTCCGATCTATTGGATGGCGACTGCCGCCTAAACGGCGACGAAGGCGCGAATTCGCGTCATGAGTTCTTCCGCGCATGCGGGATTGTCCCGGGGCATATAACTGCGGGCAAGCAGGTACATGGCGCCACCGTCGCCGTGGTCCGCGAATCCGATCGTGGACGCGGCGCAACGAGCACGCTCGACCCGTTCCCGGAGACCGACGCGCTCATAACCAACATCGCCGCCCTGCCGCTCGTGATCAGCATCGCGGATTGCGTGCCGGTATTCCTGTTCGATGCCACGAAGCGCGCGATCGGGTTGGTCCACGCCGGGCGCGTAGGCACGCAACACCGGATTGTGGCCAACGCCGTCGATGCGTTACGAACCGAATACGGTACGATTCCAGCGGACATTCATGCCGTCATTGGCCCGTCCGCAGGACCGGAAGCCTACGAGGTGTCGCACGAAATGGCGGCGGAATTCGCGAACCTCGGTCTCCCCGTTCGTGGGCGCTGCATCGACTTGTGGGAAGCGAACGCGCGTCAACTCGAATCCTGCGGCGTTCCCCGCGCGCAAATCGAGATCACCGGTATTTGCACCATTACCAGCGGGCGGTTTCACTCGCACCGCGCGCACAACAATGGCGCGCGTAACCTCGCGCTGTTTATGTTGTAG